The stretch of DNA GGCTCGGCGCGATGGCCATGATGGGCGGCTCCACGCGCGCGCCCGTGGCCACGGCGGCGTGGCCGAGCGGCGAGTTCGGGGGATGGGTCTTGAGGGCGCCGTCCGTCTCGGCTACCGCAAGGAGCTGGCCGCGATCGCCGATCCCGGGGAGCGGCAGCGGGTGTTCGATGCCCATGTCGCCGAGTTGTACGAGCACGGCAAGGCGGTGAACGCCGCGGCCGCGCTGGAGATCGACGCCGTCATCGACCCCGCGGAGTCGCGGAGTTGGATCCTGACGGCGCTGGAGGGGGCGGGCGGGCCACGGCGGTGATCAGCTCCTGGGGGCTGTTCAGTACATGATCCCAACGAGGCCGTCCCCCTGCTCGGCGCAGACGAGTCCGCCCGTGCAGCAGGCTCCCCAGCTGCCGGACCCGGGCCCGAAGAGGGTCACCCGCTCCCAGTGCTCCGCGGTCGGCCTGGCCCGCGAGAGGCGCAGTCCGAGCTCGTGCACGGCCATCTCCGCGGGCGGCGGCCCGGCGGGCGATGCGGTGGCCCCTGGCAGCACGGCCACGATCTCCGCGGCGGGATAGCCGAAGAGGTCTATGTCGTCCCAGGCCACCGGGGTCACCTCCGGGCTCTCCGCCTGGGACCGCGCCTTGGCCGTCGCCTGGATCTCCACGCGGGCGAGCCGGTCCGTGGCGCCCGGCCCGCCGCCACCGAAGCCGAGGACGACGCCGTCCAGCTCGGCGTCGAAGCTCCACCCGGGCTCGTAGAGGAGGCCGCCGAGCCAGGCGTCGTGCGCGTGCCGGAGCTCCGCGTACTGGCTCAGGGTCAGTCCCATGCACTGCCGGTGGTGTGTGACCCTGTCGGGCGGCAGCAGTTCCAGGACCTCGCCGGGTGTCATCCCGAACTTCAACAGCCCAGCGCCGCCCGGCAGTTCCACGCCGACTTCTCGCAACAACTCCAACATTGCACCATTGTTCACCCGTTGACCCAGGTGGCAAGGCTGTTGACGAGATCACACAGAAAACGGTTGTGGGGTCAGCGGTCAGGACTGGGGACGGCTGCCGTGGTTGGCCGGGTGCTTACGGCGTGCCTTCTTCTTACGGCGTCGCTTCGATGACATGCGATTCCCCTCTCGCCTGGTTCGCCACTCGACTGGTTCGCCACTCGCCTGGTTCGCCAGGAGTGGCATTTCGGATGTTTTCTACCGTTCCATACAGTGCCCGGACCGGCGACACAGAGAAGGCATGCAAACAAGATGTTCACAAGGAAGTGTTGACAGCATGACGTGTGCCGTCGATGCTGGCCCCATGCCCGCGACTCCCGAACAGCAGCCCGCCGGCAGCGCCTCCGCGGCGGACCCCGAGACCGACCCCTTCAGCCCTACGCACCCGGACCAGGTGCGCGCGGGCCGCGCCCCCGCCTCCCTGTTCCGCATCGCCGAGCGGCACGCGGCCACCGACGAGCAGCGGCGTCGACAAGTCCACGCCACGATCGTCGGCCCGTACGAGGCGGCACGGCTCGTGACGTTCCTGCTGACCGGGATCGCGCAGCCCGCGGAGGGCGAGCCCGAGGTGGACCACGCGGACATCACCGCGGCGCTGACGCTCATGCCGATGGCGCGCGGCGAGATGGACGAGGTGGAGGCCGCACTCCTGCAGATGGCCCGCGGTCGCGGCATGACCTGGCCGGAGATCGCCTTCGGCCTCGGCCTCGGCACTCCGCAGGCGGCCAGGCAGCGCTACGAACGGCTGGTCGGCCGTACGGCGATCGACCCGGAAGCCACGCCTACGGGCCCGTGAAGTCACGGGCCCATGCCCTCGGCAGCCAAGTGGCGACGCCGCTCACGCCCCCACGTCCCCCGCGCCCGCACCCGCGCCCGCATGCCGGAGCCAGACATAGCCGACGGGCTGCGGGGCGTTCCACTCCACGGCAAGGGCGGGGGCGACGGGCAGAAATCCGGCCGCGCGGTAGCAGCGCAGGGCGGCGGCGTTCGCCGGATGTACGCGCATGAAGATCTCCGCGTACCCGGCCCGCAGGGCCAGCTCGGCCAGCCCCCGCACCAGTACGCGCCCGACACCTCGCCCACGGGCGCCCGGCGCCACGATGATCCGGGCGAGTTCCGCCTCCCCCTCATCCTCGTCGCACCACACCTCCCCGTAGCCGAGGAGTGTCTCCCCCTCGATGAGCGCGTGCCCCCGCACACCCTCTTCCAGCTGCCAGCCGGCGACGGCCCTCGCGGCCACGGGAAAGTCGCGCAGCCCACACCACAGGGCCACCTCACCGGCGGAGACGGGCCAGCGCGCCACGGTGTCCGCATCCTCCACGGCGAAGGGTCGAAGCTCCATGTACGATCGCTCCCGCCATGCAGATGAATGCCAACTACACCAGTCTCGTCGCGGTCGGCGACTCCTTCACCGAGGGCATGTCGGACCTGCTGCCCGACGGCAGCTACCGCGGCTGGGCCGATCTGCTCGCCGCCCGGATGGCTGCCGCCTCCCCCGGTTTCCGGTACGCGAACCTCGCGGTGCGCGGGAAACTCATCGGGCAGATCGTGGCCGAGCAGGTGGACGTCGCGGCCTCCATGCAGCCCGATGTGATCACCCTGGTGGGCGGCCTCAACGACACGCTGCGTCCCAAGTGCGACATGGCCCGCGTACGCGGGCTCCTGGATGAGGCGGTCGAACGCCTCGCCCCGGCGTGCAAGCAGCTGGTCCTGATGCGCAGCCCGGGCAGGAACGGCCCCGTGATGGAGCGTTTCCGCCCCCGCATGGAGGAACTCTTCGTCCACATCGACGAGTTGGCGACACGGCATGGTGCCACGGTGGTGGACCTGTACGGATCGGCCGCGCTCGGCGACCAGCGCATGTGGGACGTGGACCGGCTGCACCTGACGGCCGAGGGCCACCGCAGGGTCGCCGAAGCGGTGTGGCAGTCCCTCGGCTACGACCCCGAGGACGACTGGCAGTCCCCGCTCCCGGCCACCGCCCCACCGAACTGGACGGCGCGCCGAGTATCCGACCTCCGCTTCGCCAGACAACACCTGGCCCCCTGGATCGCCCGCCGCCTAACGGGCCGCTCCTCAGGAGACGGCCTCCCGGCGAAGCGCCCGGATCTACTGCCTTACGAGGAGCCGCGGGCGTAACGACTCGGAGACGCTACTCGCCGGCCGGTTCCTCTTCGGACGTGGAGGCGCTGGGCTGCTGTCGCGACGATGACGGCGCCGACTACGAACCCTGCGATCGCCGCAGCGCCATGGGTGAGCCATCCTCGCCGAGAACGCGGCGCTCTCGGCGGTTCCGCCCCACGCCGCCGGGCCGCACGCGGAACAGACCCGCGGTCCTCAGCGCGGTCGCGCGACGGCCGCCCCCCCTCCCCCCCCGGCGAATACCGCGTCTCTACTCCTCCACCTCCTCCTCGAAGTGGAGCGCGATGGACTGCAGCACGTCCGCCGACGTCACGTCAGTGCGCCCCTCGTCGTGGGCCTCGGCCAGCTGTGCGAAGGAGAAGGCGAAGGCCGACGTGATCTGCTCGATGACCGGGCTCAGTTCCCGGCCCACCACCTCGGCGACCTCTATGGCGGTGGCGTCGGCGGGGATTTCGATGCGCGGCAGCATCTCCTCGAGCATCGCGCCGACCGCGCCGCTGGGTTCGACCTCGCCGTCCGGGTTCTCCCGTACCTGTCTGCGCATCTCGATCGCCTCGGTCAGGATGCCGACGACTCTTTGGATGATCTCGCGCTGCTCCATGCGATGAAGCCTAGACGCACACGGATCAACGGGAGTTGCGGCACAGCCGTGCGGAGGCGCGTGCGGTACTTGGGATGTCGGGCCGGAGCGTTGAAGCGTTGAGGCGCGTGCTGCGGGCCCCCCGGCGAGTGATCACCGGCGCGGCGGGCGGCACGTCGCGTTCTGGATGATGCTCCAATGACCTGCGCTCTCCGGACTGTACGGACGGTCAAAGAGCAGGTCGGACGGCAGGTAAACTCCGTACACGTGACTGTCGCGCCTGCAAAGCCCCGTATCCCGAACGTCCTCGCCGGACGTTATGCCTCCGCCGAGCTCGCCACCCTCTGGTCGCCCGAGCAGAAGGTCAAGCTGGAGCGTCAGCTCTGGCTCGCCGTCCTGCGGGCGCAGAAGGACCTGGGGATCGAGGTCCCGGACGCCGCCCTCGCCGACTACGAGCGCGTCATCGACGACGTCGACCTCGCCTCGATCGCCGAGCGCGAGAAGGTCACGCGCCATGACGTGAAGGCCCGCATCGAGGAGTTCAACGCGCTCGCCGGGCACGAGCAGGTCCACAAGGGCATGACCTCCCGCGACCTGACCGAGAACGTGGAACAGCTGCAGGTCCGGCTCTCCCTGGAGCTGGTGCGCGACCGCACCGTCGCGGTGCTCGCGCGGCTCGGCAAGCTGTCGGGCGAGTACGCGGAGCTGGTCATGGCCGGCCGCTCGCACAACGTGGCCGCGCAGGCGACGACCCTGGGCAAGCGCTTCGCGACGACCGCCGACGAGCTGCTCGTCGCGTACCGCCGCGTGGACGACCTGCTGCGCCGCTACCCGCTGCGCGGCATCAAGGGCCCCGTCGGCACGGCCCAGGACATGCTCGACCTCCTTGGCGGCGACGCCGAGAAGCTCACCGAGCTCGAGCAGCGGATCGCCGGGCACCTCGGCTTCGACCGCGCCTTCACCTCGGTCGGCCAGGTCTACCCGCGCTCCCTCGACTACGAGGTCGTCACCGCCCTGGTGCAGCTCGCGTCCGGACCCTCCTCGCTGGCCAAGACCATCCGTCTGATGGCCGGACACGAGCTCGTCACCGAGGGCTTCAAGCCTGGTCAGGTCGGCTCCTCCGCGATGCCGCACAAGATGAACACCCGCTCCTGCGAGCGCGTGAACGGCCTCACCGTCATCCTGCGCGGCTACGCGTCGATGACCGGCGAGCTTGCGGGCGACCAGTGGAACGAGGGCGACGTCTCCTGCTCGGTCGTACGCCGCGTCGCCCTGCCGGACGCGTTCTTCGCCCTGGACGGGCTGCTTGAGACCTTCCTGACCGTGCTCGACGAGTTCGGCGCCTTCCCTGCCGTCGTCGCGCGTGAGCTGGACCGCTACCTCCCCTTCCTCGCCACGACCAAGGTCCTGATGGCCTCGGTGCGGGCGGGCGTCGGCCGCGAGGAGGCCCACGAGGCCATCAAGGAGAACGCGGTCGCCTCCGCGCTGGCGATGCGGGAGCAGGGCGCCGAGCGCAACGAACTCCTCGACAAGCTCGCCGCCGACTCCCGGATTCCGCTGGACCGCGCCGAGCTGGACGCTCTCATGGCGGACAAGCTGTCGTTCACGGGCGCGGCGAGCGACCAGGTCGCCGTGGTCGTCGCGCAGATCGAGGCCCTGCTCAAGGAGCACCCCGAGGCCGCGGCCTACACGCCTGGGGCGATTCTCTGAGCGCCTAGCGTGTCGAGCGGTGCTCACCCTTGCCCGCCCTGCGGATCCGCAGCGTGACGAAAGCGAGCACCGCGAGCGCGGCCACGGCGAGGACCCCCTTGGAGTACAGGCCGACCAGATCGGTGACCTGGTGCCAGCGCGTGCCGAGTGCGTGGCCGATCAGGATGAAGACCGCGTTCCAGATGAGGCTGCCCGCGGTCGTCAGGGCGAGGAAGACGGGCATACGCATCCGCTCGACGCCCGCGGGAACCGAGATCATGCTGCGGAAGACCGGGATCATCCGGCCGAAGAAGACCGCCTTGGTGCCGTGCCGGGCGAACCAGTTCTCCGTGCGCTGGATGTCGGACGCCTTCACGAGCGGAAGGCGGGCCGCGACGGCGACCGTGCGGTCCCTGCCGAGCAGCGCACCGATCGCGTAGAGGGCGATCGCACCGATCACGGAGCCCGCCGTGGTCCAGATCAGGACCTCGACGATGCCGAACTTGCCCTGGCTCGCGGCGAAGCCGGCAAGCGGCAGGATCACCTCGCTGGGCAGCGGCGGGAAGAGGTTCTCCAGGGCGATGGCCACTCCGGCGCCGACGGCGCCCATCGAGTCCATGAGGTCGGTGGCCCAGCCCGCGATGCCGCCGGTGGGCGCTTCGTTCGCGGCGGCGGACACGTCGTGCGCGGCGTTGAGGATCATGCTGTAGACGCTAGGAAACGGCGGCGCGCGGCGGTATGCGGGGGGCCGCAGAGGTCGTGTGCGGTGCACCGCCGGGAGGCATTGTGGTTTTCCGCAGTCCCCCGGCCTCGTCCGCTCGGCTAGCGTGGCCGATCATGCGTACGCACATACAACGCTGGCTCAGGGTGACGACCGGTGTCCTGGCCGGGGCCTGCACCGCGGTCGTGGAACTGCCCTTCGCCCTGGTGGCAGGGTTCTGGCTGCTCAGCACGCTCGGGCGGCGCTCCGGGCGCGCCGCGGAGGACCGCATCGTGGCCGTCGCCCAGCGGCTCGCCGATGGGGAGCAGCGCCGGATGGCCACCTTCTTCGGTACCGGGATCACCACGCCGCCGACCGGCCTGCAGTCCGTCAACTACGTCGCGACGCGGTGGACGGTCGGGCTGCTCGGCGGTGTCGTCCTCGCCTGCGGTGTGGTCGGCGCGGTCTATGCCTCGCTGGCGGTGTGGGGCTGGTTCGTCGCCGACATCCGCGCCCCCGGCACCCTGATCCTCTCCTCGGTCGGCGGCCTCTTCCTGCTCTATCTCTGTGTGCAGGGGACGTACGGTGTCGCGCTCGCGGACGAGCGCCACGCGCGCCGCTTCCTCGGCCCGAACGA from Streptomyces sp. BA2 encodes:
- a CDS encoding SGNH/GDSL hydrolase family protein; translated protein: MQMNANYTSLVAVGDSFTEGMSDLLPDGSYRGWADLLAARMAAASPGFRYANLAVRGKLIGQIVAEQVDVAASMQPDVITLVGGLNDTLRPKCDMARVRGLLDEAVERLAPACKQLVLMRSPGRNGPVMERFRPRMEELFVHIDELATRHGATVVDLYGSAALGDQRMWDVDRLHLTAEGHRRVAEAVWQSLGYDPEDDWQSPLPATAPPNWTARRVSDLRFARQHLAPWIARRLTGRSSGDGLPAKRPDLLPYEEPRA
- the purB gene encoding adenylosuccinate lyase, which produces MTVAPAKPRIPNVLAGRYASAELATLWSPEQKVKLERQLWLAVLRAQKDLGIEVPDAALADYERVIDDVDLASIAEREKVTRHDVKARIEEFNALAGHEQVHKGMTSRDLTENVEQLQVRLSLELVRDRTVAVLARLGKLSGEYAELVMAGRSHNVAAQATTLGKRFATTADELLVAYRRVDDLLRRYPLRGIKGPVGTAQDMLDLLGGDAEKLTELEQRIAGHLGFDRAFTSVGQVYPRSLDYEVVTALVQLASGPSSLAKTIRLMAGHELVTEGFKPGQVGSSAMPHKMNTRSCERVNGLTVILRGYASMTGELAGDQWNEGDVSCSVVRRVALPDAFFALDGLLETFLTVLDEFGAFPAVVARELDRYLPFLATTKVLMASVRAGVGREEAHEAIKENAVASALAMREQGAERNELLDKLAADSRIPLDRAELDALMADKLSFTGAASDQVAVVVAQIEALLKEHPEAAAYTPGAIL
- a CDS encoding GNAT family N-acetyltransferase translates to MELRPFAVEDADTVARWPVSAGEVALWCGLRDFPVAARAVAGWQLEEGVRGHALIEGETLLGYGEVWCDEDEGEAELARIIVAPGARGRGVGRVLVRGLAELALRAGYAEIFMRVHPANAAALRCYRAAGFLPVAPALAVEWNAPQPVGYVWLRHAGAGAGAGDVGA
- a CDS encoding DNA-binding protein, which codes for MPATPEQQPAGSASAADPETDPFSPTHPDQVRAGRAPASLFRIAERHAATDEQRRRQVHATIVGPYEAARLVTFLLTGIAQPAEGEPEVDHADITAALTLMPMARGEMDEVEAALLQMARGRGMTWPEIAFGLGLGTPQAARQRYERLVGRTAIDPEATPTGP
- a CDS encoding DedA family protein, yielding MILNAAHDVSAAANEAPTGGIAGWATDLMDSMGAVGAGVAIALENLFPPLPSEVILPLAGFAASQGKFGIVEVLIWTTAGSVIGAIALYAIGALLGRDRTVAVAARLPLVKASDIQRTENWFARHGTKAVFFGRMIPVFRSMISVPAGVERMRMPVFLALTTAGSLIWNAVFILIGHALGTRWHQVTDLVGLYSKGVLAVAALAVLAFVTLRIRRAGKGEHRSTR